A single region of the Pectinophora gossypiella chromosome 2, ilPecGoss1.1, whole genome shotgun sequence genome encodes:
- the LOC126372454 gene encoding keratin, type II cytoskeletal 3-like, translating to MKIICCCVCLSIATGMVVAAPAPADGFVFPDERRVRKLEPIITPPVLPVIEHLERDPSTLLPSEKNAKRGPVKPRFGFGGGFNVGPSGNGGLTASVSSSASGAGASQSASQSFSFGFNEGFSASHSASQAASFNGFGSGFSGSQASSQAASFGGSGASGAASSAAAFGGLGGSGSQSASQAFGFNSLNAFQPEATFGDGILDVRHRGIPNFPIPSFVGRSKGVSASTFRKAGLTSDDDFISILVSN from the exons ATGAAGATCATCTGTTGTTGCGTGTGTCTGTCGATCGCGACTGGGATGGTGGTCGCGGCTCCGGCGCCGGCCGACGGGTTTGTGTTCCCGGACGAGCGTCGAGTGCGGAAGTTGGAGCCGATTATTACACCTCCTGTTCTACCTGTAATAGAACATCTGGAGCGTGATCCGAGCACGTTGCTCCCGAGTGAGAAGAACGCGAAGCGGGGGCCTGTTAAGCCGCGGTTTGGGTTCGGCGGTGGGTTTAACGTGGGACCTTCTGGGAATGGTGGTTTGACGGCGAGTGTCAGCAGCAGCGCCAGCGGGGCGGGGGCGAGCCAGTCAGCGTCGCAATCCTTCTCCTTCGGCTTCAACGAAGGCTTCAGCGCGTCACACTCGGCGAGTCAGGCCGCCTCGTTCAACGGATTTGGAAG TGGGTTCAGCGGTAGTCAAGCCAGTAGTCAAGCTGCGTCTTTCGGCGGCTCCGGTGCGTCCGGGGCGGCTTCCTCCGCGGCGGCTTTTGGGGGCCTAGGCGGCAGTGGCAGTCAGAGCGCTAGCCAGGCGTTTGGCTTTAACTCCCTCAATGCCTTCCAACCTGAG GCAACGTTCGGCGATGGTATTCTGGACGTGCGACACCGTGGGATCCCCAACTTTCCGATCCCAAGTTTCGTGGGCCGCAGCAAGGGAGTCAGTGCGTCGACCTTCCGTAAGGCTGGTCTCACCTCAGATGACGACTTCATCAGCATTCTCGTCTCTAATTAG